The genomic stretch CGCGTAAAGCTGAACCAGATCGCCCAGCGTCAGCCCGACACCCCCCAGCGCCACCGCCAGCCCCGGCTGGCCCTGCACCACCGGCGTTGCCCCGCTGCGGCGCAGGGCGGCCATCAGACGGGCGGGGCCAAGCGCTTCGGTCAGGGCTACGGGCGGGATGTTCAGCGACAGTTGCAAAGCCTGCCGTGCTGTGATGTCACCGCGAAACATGCCGTCAAAGTTCTGCGGTGCATAGGTGCCAAAGGCGGTCGGGCGGTCGGGCATGATGGTCTCGGGATGCGCCAGCCCGCGATCAAAGGCCAGCGCATAGATCAAAGGTTTCAGCGTCGAACCGGGCGAGCGCAGGGCGCGGGTCATGTCGACGAACCCCTGTGCGCCATCGCCATCCGCATAGTCCGCCGACCCGACCGAGGCGAGTATCTCTCCGGTCTGGTGATCCGCCACCAGTATCGCCGTCGACACCCCGCGCGGCTGGTCGCGCACCACGCGGGCGGCCAGCGTCTCAAGCGCGCTTTGCAGGCGCGCGTTCAGGGTCGTGTCATGGCGCACCGTCAGCGGATCTGTGGCCACCAGATGATCCCCCACATGCGGCGCAAGGCGCGGCATATCGGACATGCGCAAGGGCACCGGCGCGTGGGTTGCGGGCAGGTCCAGACGCGCCAGAACGCGGTCGCGGGCGGCAAGGGCCGCTGCCGGATGGCGGTCGGGTCGACGGCCTTCGGGTGCTTGGGGCAAGGCGATCAGCAGCGCCGATTCCGCCGGGGTCAGACGTTTCGGTGGTTTGGCGAACCATGCACGGGTGCCCGACTGGATCCCCTCGACCGCGCCGCCATAGGGCGCGTGTTGCAGGTACAGCGTCAGGATCTGATCCTTGTCCAGCCGCCGCTCCAGCGCCCAGGCCACGCGCATCTGGCGCAGCTTGCCCGCCCAGCGTCCGGTCCCCGAGTTTTCCAGCAACCGCGCCACCTGCATCGTCAGGGTCGAGCCGCCGGACACCACATCACCGTTCCACGCCGCCTGCCCCGCGGCCCGCACCAGCGCCATCAGGTCAACGCCGTTGTGGCGGGCAAAGCGTTTGTCCTCGTAGGCGATCAGCATCTGCACAAAGGTCGGATCGACATCCGCCAGCGCCACCGCCAGCCGCTGCCGCCCGTCCTCGACCGGATAGGCACGCAGCAGCGTGCCGTCGCGCGCCCGCACCTCGACAGAGGTTTCCGCCAGCACTGGCGGCAACACCGTGGCCGCAACCCAATCGTCCCGCGCATCGCGCAGGCCCGCCGTCAGGGCCAGCCCCAGCGCCAAGGCAATCAGGCTGCGTCCGCCGATCATGGCGTGACGGTCACGCGGCCCGTTGCGGTCACGGCGCGGTACTCGGGGCGATACATATCCTGCACCAGCGCCGCCGGATGGTGATAGTCGCCCGGGCTGATCGCACGCACCACATAGGCCAGCTGGAACGCATCATCGCCACGGTGATCCACCGCCGCCACAAAGCGTTCGGCGCGGAACTGTGCGGTTTCCGTGTCGGCCAGCTTCAGCCAGTCCAGCGCGCCAATGTCACCCGAGCGCAACAGGTTGGGGTTGTCGATCTCAAGCCCCGCAGGCAGCGCATCATCCACGATCAGACGCGCGCCCACTTTCTCGAACGGTTGGATGGTCAGCACAACCACGCGCCGTTCACCCGCGGCAAAGGGGCCGTCCGCCGGGTCCCCCTGCAACGTGTAGTACTCACGCTTGATCGCATAGCCATAGCCGCCCGCCTCCGGCGCCACCAGCGGCACGCCGTAGGTGGTCAACGTCACGTCCGTCGGCGCACCCGACACGTTGCGGATGCTGTGCGGGGTGCCGCCGGTCTCCAGCGTCTGGATCACCGGACCGCTGGCAGGCTGGTCGTCGACGGTCAGGCCGGGGTTGGCCGTATCCTCGTTCAGCGCCTGCGCCGCCATCAGCACCTGTGCCGCCTCTTGCGTGGACAGGCTGCGGCTGGTGTTGCCGATGCGCGCGGCCACTGCAGCGCGGTCGATGGCGTTGCTGCCCGACAGGGCCACCAGTTTCAGCACACCTGCGGCATCACGCAAGGGCGTACCAAAGTCCGAGCGCCAGCCCGTCGTTCCCCGCGCGCTTCGATCCATCTGCGCGCTGGCCTTGGCGAACAACTGGTCCGCGCGCAGCTGGTCGCCGTACATCGCCAGCGCCGCGCCCAGTTGGGCGGTGGCCAGCGGCGTGCCGAAATCGTCGCCCTTGGTATCTGCGTAATACCGCAGATCGCCCATGGCCGCGGCCCCGTTGCGCGCCAGAACCAGCAGCGCATAGGCGATGTCTTCGCCGCCATTGTCAAAGTCTGGGGCGTAGTTCACGCGGTTCTTCAGGTTGTCGATGGCCAGATCATAGGCCAGATCCGGCACGACAAACCCCTTGGCCCGCGCCTGGGTCAGGAAGTCGGTCACATAGACATCCAGCCAGAATTCACCCGATTGCGCGCGCCACAGGCCAAAGGCGCCGTTGCTGTCCTGCCGCGCCAGAACCCGACGTACCGCGTCGTTGATACGCTTGGGCAGGTCGGTGATCCCTGCGGCAGGGGCAAAGTCGCTGAGGTACAGCAGCGGCAGCGCCGCCGAGGTGACCTGCTCTGTGCAGCCATAGGGATAACGGTCCAGCTGCGTCAGCAGCCCCGGCACGTCAAAACGCGCCAGCGGACCCGCCGCCAGCGTCGCCCGTGCCGAGGCCGGTTGCAGCCCTGCCAGCACGTTGTCGTCAAAGGTAAACACCTCACCCGCGCCAAGGCTGAACCGTCGCGTGGTGGCGGTTTCGGGATCGGTCACCCGCACGCCCAGCGCCAGCGCCTTTGTCAGCACTTTGCCTTCCGGCGTCGTGAGCGTAACGGTGACGTCATAATCACCCGCCTGCGATGCACTCAGCGGAACGGTGATGCGTTGCGTTGCACCCTCTGCCAGATCGAACGATGCAGGTGCGGTGCCCAGTTGTAGCCCGTCGGATGCCAGCGCCAGTTGCACGGTCCCCGCCGGTCCTTCCGCATGGACCACGTCCAGCAACAGGCGGCTGGTGTCGCCGGGGGCCAGGAAGCGGGGCAAGGCGGCTGTGACCACGACCGGATCACGCGCCAGCACATCGGTTTGCGCCTGCCCGACCGAGGAAGCGGACCATGCAACCGCCATCAGCTTGATCGTGCCATTGAACGCAGGGCGCGGGATGGTGACAGTTGCCGTACCATCGGCACCGACAGTCACGGGGCCGGTGAACCATGACATCAGTTCCTCGGTCGGCGGCGGCGATTGCAACCCGTCCAGTCCGGCAGCATCACCGCCCGAACGGACAACGCCCAGCGCACCGTTCATGCCGTCGATCAAACGGCCGTAGACGTCGCGCATTTCAACACCCAGACGGCGCTGGCCGAAGTAGTGGTCCGACGGGTCGGGGGCCTGATAGTTCGTCAGGTTCAAGATGCCCACATCAACCGCCGCCAACGTGACAAAGGCGGTTTCGCCCGCGGTGATGCCATCAACCTGCACTGTCGCGTCAAAGCTGCCTTTTTGTCCGTCCACCGCCTCGGGTGCGGTCACGTTGACCGCCAGTTGCCGCGCCGCGGGGTTCACGGCGGCATGGGCCACGCCCAGCGCGCGCGCCGGGTTCTGCCCGGCCTGCACGTCCATCGGACGGATGACCGACGCGGTGACATAAGCCCCCGTACCCCAATCCGCGCCCACGGTCAGCGGCACGATGTTTTCGCCCGCCGTCACCTCGACGACGCGGCGTTCGATCACGCGGTTCGACGCCACGGTGATCAGCGCCGTGCCGTCGTAGCGTGGGACCAGACGCAATTGCGCGGTGTCGCCCACGTCAAAGCTGTCGGCGTTCAGCGACAGGTCCAGACGGTCGGGCGTGTCGGTGCCTTCGCCCGCGCCATACCAGCCTGCGTAGAAGTTGACCGACGACGCGACATAGGGCGCGCCCGTGGACTCAACCACCAGCTCGTATTCGCCCCACTCGGTCGCGGCCTGCACCTGTACAGGATCCTGGCCCAGCGTCGCGGTGCCCGAGGCGACGCGGATGCGGCGGGTGGTCGGTTCCCAGTTCCAGTTGCCGTACATCTGATACCACTGATACCGCGTCTCGACACGGTTCACGGTCCATTTCACCGGCAGCGACCCTTCGGTCGCAATCAGCTCGAAGCGCGCGCTCGACATTTCCGGCAGCACATCGTCAAAGGCGGGATTGATCCCGATCATCACGCCCTCGGACGCGATGGGGGCGGTGATCTGGCGTTCGACCGGACGGCCCGATCCTTCGGACACGCGCACGGTCACGCGGGCTTGCAACAGCTGTCCTTCGGGGTCCACGTCGGGCAGGTCCAGCGGCAGGGTCGCAAGGCCCTGCGCGTCGGTACGGGCGGCGTCCAGAAAGCGGGTGCGCGCCGAAAAGCGGGTGTCGTAGCGGCCAAAGCTGTAGCCGGGCCAGTCGTCCAGACCGTCACGGCGCAGCACACGCACGTCGCCTTCGATCGCCAGATTGGCCCCCGCCGCGCCAAACAAATACCGAGCGTCGATTTTCAGGGGCGGCGTGTCCGTCAGACGCAGCGGCGCGTCGGGCAGGGCCAGGTCAAAGTCGATGCGCTCGGGCAGGAAATCCTCGACCAGAACGGTCTGGGTGGCCAATGGCGCGGCCTCCAGATCGGACTTCAGGTCCAGCCGCCACGCGCCGCGCGGCACGTCGGTGCCCAGCGGCAGGTTGAACACATGCCCCCCGGCCTGCGCGTTGGTGGACAGCGTGCGGCTGTATTCCACGCCATCGGGGCGGGTCAGGATTGCAGTCAGGGGCAGGCCCTGAATGGCATCCGCCGTGCCGTCACGGGTCAGCGCGGTGACGTTGATCACATCGCCCACGCGATAGGCGCCACGGTCGGTCGCCATGAACGTGTCGATGGGCGGCGCGGGCGGACGGCCCTCGACGCCACGGTCGGACAGATCGAATGCCGGATCGGTCAGCGGCAGAAACGCCATATCCTCGGGGTTCTCGTCGCTGCCGATCTGCGCCACCAGCAGCGCAGGCGCGGATGCGCCGGTGCCACGCACCAGACCGGCATCAAAGGTGGCAAAGCCGTCGGCACCCGAAGTCACCTGACCCAGCACCACGTTGGCCCGCGACACCAGTGTCAGGGTCACGCCCGCCTGCGCCTGTGCCGTGCCCAGAGAACGGGTCGACACGGTCAGCCCGTCGATGCCCTGCCATGTGGACAGTCCCAGATCTGTCAGCACAAACCACTGGCTGGCCGTCACCGCGTCATAGCCTTCGACATCCGGCTGGCGGGCGGTCAGAACGTAGATGCCGGTGGGCTGCCCTGCCAAAGCGTCGCCCAGTGGCAGGCGGGTGGTGGTGTCGATGTTCAGATCGTTCTGAACCTCGGCAGTGCCGGTCCAGACCTCCTGGGCGATCTCGTCGGCAAACTGGCGATCCTGATAATAGGACATCGGCGCGCCAAAATAGCTTTCCTGAATGGCACGCAGCAGGTTGCGGTCGGACACGCGGCGCAGGTCCAGATTAACCTGCGGCATGTTCACGGTTTCAATCGGCAGGGCCGCATCGGCACTGCGCGGCAGCACGTAAGCGCGGCCCGGAAAACGTACAAGAGG from Pseudosulfitobacter sp. DSM 107133 encodes the following:
- the pbpC gene encoding penicillin-binding protein 1C, coding for MIGGRSLIALALGLALTAGLRDARDDWVAATVLPPVLAETSVEVRARDGTLLRAYPVEDGRQRLAVALADVDPTFVQMLIAYEDKRFARHNGVDLMALVRAAGQAAWNGDVVSGGSTLTMQVARLLENSGTGRWAGKLRQMRVAWALERRLDKDQILTLYLQHAPYGGAVEGIQSGTRAWFAKPPKRLTPAESALLIALPQAPEGRRPDRHPAAALAARDRVLARLDLPATHAPVPLRMSDMPRLAPHVGDHLVATDPLTVRHDTTLNARLQSALETLAARVVRDQPRGVSTAILVADHQTGEILASVGSADYADGDGAQGFVDMTRALRSPGSTLKPLIYALAFDRGLAHPETIMPDRPTAFGTYAPQNFDGMFRGDITARQALQLSLNIPPVALTEALGPARLMAALRRSGATPVVQGQPGLAVALGGVGLTLGDLVQLYAALAEGGAGPRLHLEAAAPEAPLARLVGRAAAWQVGDILSDIPPPAGAGVTGLAYKTGTSYGHRDAWAVGYDGRHVIGVWMGRPDGTPVPGAFGGGLAAPVLFEAFGRLKSTRDPLPPPPPETLIVPTARLPQPLQRFDARFGAVRSADTLTVAFPPGGAVLAGGDGLTVKMRGGQLPLTVLLNGAPVVAGLRQREVALALDGAGFSRISVVDAAGQSASVEIEVAR
- a CDS encoding alpha-2-macroglobulin family protein, which produces MTRFVLVCAALIFSWVTSTMAQDVVPDHRYVYSRDIDFYGADLTPLFDTTQSACTNACDANSACVGFTFNSRSNACFPKSALTERKPYEGAFSAERVATDPRVLAQQAARVADLAFLGSGDLEAARRLAEGFSIRFAVNGRSAEQLLDAASKAFGQNNRVTGMRWMGAALALTDRGDLWENWAYHGLRLGNSDPSDFRRQSRREALPATINAYLRADGAGARAAALQGMAEALEALNRGRDMIPALRLAYDIQPRDDIDRDLEDAIRKYGFRVVEHRVDNDAASPRICAEFSEDLAASGVDYEPFVRVAVDGLVVQAEDRQLCLDGVEHGARYEVTFRSGLPAASGETLARDVTLNLYVRDRAPLVRFPGRAYVLPRSADAALPIETVNMPQVNLDLRRVSDRNLLRAIQESYFGAPMSYYQDRQFADEIAQEVWTGTAEVQNDLNIDTTTRLPLGDALAGQPTGIYVLTARQPDVEGYDAVTASQWFVLTDLGLSTWQGIDGLTVSTRSLGTAQAQAGVTLTLVSRANVVLGQVTSGADGFATFDAGLVRGTGASAPALLVAQIGSDENPEDMAFLPLTDPAFDLSDRGVEGRPPAPPIDTFMATDRGAYRVGDVINVTALTRDGTADAIQGLPLTAILTRPDGVEYSRTLSTNAQAGGHVFNLPLGTDVPRGAWRLDLKSDLEAAPLATQTVLVEDFLPERIDFDLALPDAPLRLTDTPPLKIDARYLFGAAGANLAIEGDVRVLRRDGLDDWPGYSFGRYDTRFSARTRFLDAARTDAQGLATLPLDLPDVDPEGQLLQARVTVRVSEGSGRPVERQITAPIASEGVMIGINPAFDDVLPEMSSARFELIATEGSLPVKWTVNRVETRYQWYQMYGNWNWEPTTRRIRVASGTATLGQDPVQVQAATEWGEYELVVESTGAPYVASSVNFYAGWYGAGEGTDTPDRLDLSLNADSFDVGDTAQLRLVPRYDGTALITVASNRVIERRVVEVTAGENIVPLTVGADWGTGAYVTASVIRPMDVQAGQNPARALGVAHAAVNPAARQLAVNVTAPEAVDGQKGSFDATVQVDGITAGETAFVTLAAVDVGILNLTNYQAPDPSDHYFGQRRLGVEMRDVYGRLIDGMNGALGVVRSGGDAAGLDGLQSPPPTEELMSWFTGPVTVGADGTATVTIPRPAFNGTIKLMAVAWSASSVGQAQTDVLARDPVVVTAALPRFLAPGDTSRLLLDVVHAEGPAGTVQLALASDGLQLGTAPASFDLAEGATQRITVPLSASQAGDYDVTVTLTTPEGKVLTKALALGVRVTDPETATTRRFSLGAGEVFTFDDNVLAGLQPASARATLAAGPLARFDVPGLLTQLDRYPYGCTEQVTSAALPLLYLSDFAPAAGITDLPKRINDAVRRVLARQDSNGAFGLWRAQSGEFWLDVYVTDFLTQARAKGFVVPDLAYDLAIDNLKNRVNYAPDFDNGGEDIAYALLVLARNGAAAMGDLRYYADTKGDDFGTPLATAQLGAALAMYGDQLRADQLFAKASAQMDRSARGTTGWRSDFGTPLRDAAGVLKLVALSGSNAIDRAAVAARIGNTSRSLSTQEAAQVLMAAQALNEDTANPGLTVDDQPASGPVIQTLETGGTPHSIRNVSGAPTDVTLTTYGVPLVAPEAGGYGYAIKREYYTLQGDPADGPFAAGERRVVVLTIQPFEKVGARLIVDDALPAGLEIDNPNLLRSGDIGALDWLKLADTETAQFRAERFVAAVDHRGDDAFQLAYVVRAISPGDYHHPAALVQDMYRPEYRAVTATGRVTVTP